The genomic stretch GTATGCCAAGTGCATCTTTATATGTCTCTTCGTCAATCAATTTCCTGTTTCTGTTTTCGCTCTCAAGAACCCCAGCCATCTCTTTTGTCTGCTGTTTATCATCACTTATTAATAAACGTACTGCCCTCTCAGCATTACCAAGTCTTCCTACGGCATTAATTCTGGGCGCAATAACAAAAACAAGCTGGCCTGTACTGACATTTTTCCCTCTCCACCCTGCTGCATCAAACATGGCCTTTATACCGGCCCTTTCCATCTTACTGATAAGCTCAAGCCCTTTGTTAACAAGAACTCTGTTCTCGTCAATAATCGGAACAATATCAGCAGCACTGCCAAGCGCAACAAGGTCAGCATACTTCCGGTATTCCGAATCGTCCAATTTAAGATGCTGGCTTATTGCCTGGATCAGTTTAAAAACAACTCCTACTCCGGCCAGCTCTTTAAACGGGTATTCACATCCTTTACGCTTCGGGTCAAGCACAGCAACTGCATCAGGTAATACATCTCCCTGTTCATGATGGTCGCTTATTATAACATCTACTCCCAACTGCGCGGCATATGCAACTTCTTCCACACCTGTAATGCCGCAGTCAACAGTAATTAAAAGTGTTGCTCCGGCTTCTGCTGCTTTCTCCACTCCTGATCTGGAAAGCCCGTATCCTTCCTGAAGCCTGTCCGGAATATAAAATAAAAGATCTGCTCCCCGTTCTTTTAAAAAAAGGTAAAGTTCACTTACACTTGTTATTCCGTCTACATCATAATCACCGTATATCAGGATTCTTTCCCGATTCTCCAATGCCGCAACAATACGGTCAACAGCTTTATGCATATCTTTCATCAAAAACGGATCATTGAGATGTTTCCAATCCGGACGAAAAAACCGGTATGCAGCTTCTGGTGTTGTAATTCCTCTTGTTATAAGTATTTCAGAAATAATGCCTGGAACATCAAGC from bacterium encodes the following:
- the recJ gene encoding single-stranded-DNA-specific exonuclease RecJ; amino-acid sequence: MLKWVVRDKPSREQTDSIQKSLDVPGIISEILITRGITTPEAAYRFFRPDWKHLNDPFLMKDMHKAVDRIVAALENRERILIYGDYDVDGITSVSELYLFLKERGADLLFYIPDRLQEGYGLSRSGVEKAAEAGATLLITVDCGITGVEEVAYAAQLGVDVIISDHHEQGDVLPDAVAVLDPKRKGCEYPFKELAGVGVVFKLIQAISQHLKLDDSEYRKYADLVALGSAADIVPIIDENRVLVNKGLELISKMERAGIKAMFDAAGWRGKNVSTGQLVFVIAPRINAVGRLGNAERAVRLLISDDKQQTKEMAGVLESENRNRKLIDEETYKDALGILSVEFNDAEDRAVVLAKEGWHSGVIGIVASRIAERVYRPTIMISVENGIGKGSARSIASFDIYSAIKKCSDKLIGFGGHRYAAGLTIESGKIDEFKKAFKEVASDLLEEEDLVKKIIYDGEIKLSDIDERFVKILHYFAPFGPRNMRPVFKSSNLNVVGSPRIVGKNHLKFKVSQDGAVFDAIGFDLGNLLYRLSPGEKNMELLYVVEENVWNGRTQVQLRVKDLH